A stretch of Telopea speciosissima isolate NSW1024214 ecotype Mountain lineage chromosome 11, Tspe_v1, whole genome shotgun sequence DNA encodes these proteins:
- the LOC122646178 gene encoding protein TOO MANY MOUTHS: MDNPRPLLLLLLLLLLSSFFIPVALSFTVIMSDTGGSSNLIDAPQTGFSMNSNGARTDPQEQQAVYDIMKATGNAWATEIPDVCRGRWHGIECMPDKDQIFHVVSLSFGALSDDTAFPTCDPNRSFISPSITKLPHIRTLFFYRCFSFNPQPIPTFLAQLRPTLHTLVLRENGHVGPIPIELGNLTHLRILDLHKNNLNGSIPASLGRLTALRSFDLSGNKLVGLIPPGLSFPVLNVLDLSQNLLRGSIPSTLGDCSSLVKMDLSRNRLSGQIPNSINGLKSLILMDLSYNRLLGPLPLSNFRGLNSLQALILKGNPTVSSPIPSDGFDGFKDLMILILSEMGLQGPIPESLGRLPKLRVVHLDRNHLNGSIPSNFQGLNSLSELRLNDNQLTGSLPFKRETIWRMGRKLRLHNNLDLCYDAHSGLEDGSGSSFLLDISPCKKSKSTPPRT; encoded by the coding sequence ATGGACAACCCACGCCCACTactattgctgctgctgctgctgctgctgagcTCCTTCTTTATTCCTGTGGCACTATCGTTCACAGTGATAATGTCCGATACGGGTGGCTCCTCGAACCTCATCGATGCACCGCAGACAGGCTTCTCCATGAACAGTAATGGAGCTCGGACCGATCCCCAGGAACAACAAGCAGTTTACGATATCATGAAGGCCACCGGCAATGCTTGGGCTACCGAAATCCCAGATGTGTGTCGAGGTCGATGGCATGGGATTGAGTGCATGCCCGACAAAGACCAAATCTTCCATGTGGTCTCCCTCTCCTTCGGCGCCCTCTCAGACGACACCGCTTTCCCTACCTGTGATCCCAACCGCTCCTTCATTTCCCCTTCTATAACTAAGCTCCCACACATCAGGACACTCTTCTTCTACCGTTGTTTCAGTTTTAATCCTCAACCCATCCCTACCTTTCTCGCTCAGCTTCGCCCTACTCTTCACACTCTGGTTCTGCGTGAAAATGGTCATGTCGGTCCCATCCCAATTGAGTTAGGTAATCTCACCCATTTGAGAATCCTCGACCTGCACAAGAACAACCTCAATGGTTCAATACCTGCTTCGCTTGGCCGCCTCACAGCTTTGAGGTCCTTTGACTTGAGCGGAAACAAATTGGTGGGTTTGATTCCGCCAGGTCTAAGCTTCCCTGTCTTGAATGTTTTGGACCTCAGCCAGAACCTTCTCAGGGGATCCATCCCTTCTACTCTCGGAGACTGTTCCTCCCTCGTAAAGATGGATTTGAGCCGAAATCGACTGTCCGGTCAGATACCCAACTCCATTAACGGCCTCAAGAGTTTGATCCTTATGGACCTCAGCTACAACCGGCTGTTGGGTCCATTACCCCTCTCTAATTTCCGTGGTTTAAATTCTCTCCAAGCTTTGATTCTCAAGGGGAACCCAACGGTTTCTTCTCCAATTCCCAGTGACGGATTTGATGGGTTTAAGGATCTGATGATCTTGATTCTCTCCGAGATGGGTTTGCAGGGACCCATCCCTGAGTCACTTGGCCGGTTGCCAAAGTTACGTGTTGTTCATCTGGACAGGAACCACCTCAATGGTTCCATACCTTCCAACTTTCAAGGCTTGAATAGTCTGAGTGAGTTGAGGCTAAACGATAACCAATTGACAGGATCTCTGCCATTCAAAAGAGAAACCATTTGGAGGATGGGAAGGAAGTTGAGGCTTCATAACAATTTAGACCTCTGCTACGATGCACATAGTGGTCTTGAAGATGGTTCTGGTTCATCATTTCTCTTAGACATCAGTCCCTgtaagaaatcaaaatcaacaCCACCAAGAACATAG